One window of the Ureibacillus sp. FSL W7-1570 genome contains the following:
- a CDS encoding HesB/YadR/YfhF family protein: protein MKIVISEEALSWFKEEMEATAGDYIRFYARYGGSSPFHEAFSLGMNREQPHDIGIETVIDDIHFYIEKDDVWFFNEHDLYVTVNPETEELEYSYKN, encoded by the coding sequence ATGAAAATCGTCATTTCAGAGGAAGCATTATCTTGGTTCAAGGAAGAAATGGAAGCAACGGCAGGTGATTATATCCGGTTTTATGCCCGCTATGGCGGTTCATCTCCTTTTCATGAAGCTTTTTCCCTTGGGATGAATCGGGAACAACCCCATGATATCGGCATTGAAACGGTCATTGATGATATCCATTTCTATATTGAAAAAGATGATGTATGGTTTTTCAATGAACATGATTTATACGTTACTGTCAATCCGGAAACGGAGGAACTGGAATATAGTTATAAAAATTAA
- a CDS encoding GNAT family N-acetyltransferase: MVTYKGMYNDGKETAPMKIIKLVDKNHPIFEKICEWNYHWWGLRDGKSFEEVRCNLEHSLNEVRLPQTFVAMIGDEPAGMYQLAMFDDLESRPDLYPWLINVYVDEKFRGKNVFRTLMNTVNENAKKANLNELYLYTKHMGLYEKFGWKFIGEVQTFRKDSPIERLYKLEIQ, translated from the coding sequence ATGGTAACATACAAGGGAATGTACAACGATGGAAAGGAAACGGCGCCGATGAAAATCATAAAATTGGTGGACAAAAATCATCCGATCTTTGAAAAAATATGCGAATGGAATTATCACTGGTGGGGATTAAGGGACGGAAAGAGTTTCGAAGAGGTGCGGTGCAATTTGGAACATTCATTAAATGAAGTGCGGTTGCCCCAAACCTTTGTCGCAATGATCGGGGATGAACCTGCAGGCATGTACCAACTGGCCATGTTTGATGATTTGGAAAGCAGGCCGGATCTGTATCCTTGGTTGATCAATGTTTATGTGGATGAAAAATTCCGGGGAAAAAACGTTTTCCGCACATTAATGAACACCGTCAATGAAAATGCGAAAAAAGCGAATTTAAACGAACTGTACTTATATACAAAACACATGGGATTATATGAAAAATTCGGTTGGAAGTTCATCGGGGAAGTCCAAACGTTTCGGAAAGATTCGCCGATCGAGCGATTATATAAATTAGAAATTCAATAA
- a CDS encoding VanW family protein, producing the protein MKRSLILLLLLTFFKQPVATGAYFDSILPLTGERKIDLIDPYTKEVIHTFHPEDYWIELDVRIFKEEVENWIQEIQPKYFKEMTLDRIDTDGEIIKGTPKTEINASLLTEEVLKRAFTGGRIEIPLKVTESNYRPTDVPHLKEVVIATYTTRFNPNQTGRSKNIEISAAAIHNVIVGSGDKFSFNSIVGPREIANGYQMAPEIVNGKLVMGIGGGICQTSSTLFNAVDQLSVEIIERHHHSKDVGYVPKGRDATVSFYGGLDFQFINTTGVPFLIQTYYRPGSLTVVIRTSKEYAELMQNELAKNDESP; encoded by the coding sequence ATGAAAAGAAGTTTAATCCTTTTGCTATTACTGACCTTTTTCAAGCAGCCGGTTGCAACCGGTGCTTATTTTGACTCGATATTGCCACTTACCGGAGAAAGAAAGATCGATCTCATTGATCCTTATACCAAAGAAGTCATACACACTTTTCATCCTGAAGATTATTGGATTGAACTGGACGTAAGGATTTTCAAGGAAGAAGTGGAAAATTGGATTCAGGAAATTCAACCAAAATATTTTAAAGAAATGACACTGGATCGGATTGATACCGATGGCGAAATCATCAAAGGCACACCGAAAACGGAAATCAATGCCTCCTTATTGACTGAAGAGGTATTAAAGCGGGCTTTTACAGGAGGCAGAATCGAAATTCCGTTAAAAGTGACCGAAAGCAATTATCGGCCAACGGATGTGCCTCATTTGAAGGAAGTGGTGATTGCCACTTATACCACCCGTTTCAACCCGAATCAGACGGGCAGAAGCAAAAATATCGAAATTTCGGCGGCCGCCATCCATAATGTGATCGTCGGAAGCGGGGACAAATTCTCTTTCAATTCCATCGTGGGGCCAAGAGAAATTGCCAATGGCTATCAAATGGCTCCGGAAATTGTCAACGGTAAGTTAGTCATGGGAATCGGCGGGGGAATCTGCCAAACTTCATCCACTTTATTCAATGCTGTTGATCAGCTGTCAGTGGAGATCATTGAAAGACATCATCATTCAAAGGATGTGGGATATGTCCCAAAAGGGAGAGACGCAACGGTTTCCTTTTATGGGGGATTGGATTTCCAATTTATTAATACGACGGGAGTCCCTTTCCTCATCCAAACGTATTACAGGCCGGGTTCCCTTACTGTCGTTATCAGGACGTCCAAAGAATATGCGGAATTGATGCAAAATGAATTGGCAAAAAACGATGAATCCCCTTAA
- a CDS encoding hemolysin family protein, translating into MTTFIVLIFLVLLNAFFAASEFSLVELNEIKIKNLAEKGDRKAKLLDKLISEPSRFLSTIQIGITLAGFLASAFAADNFSDRFAQVLFDLGIPLSLEVLDILSVIVITAVLSYFTLVFGELVPKKIALQRYESVANMVALPLTLIFYVCYPLVKVLSFSTNAVLRLLKMNEKVIREEATEEQIRMMVELGDIQGTIKKSESRMIQNVFEFNDKSVTDIFTHRVDIVAIPMEATLEETLAIVNENRYTRYPVYEEDIDHIVGILHVKDLLLHLNWGTKPFNLRVILRKPTFVIDSLTIDILFQTMKKSNVHMAIVIDEYGGTEGLVTIEDVIEEIVGEIHSETHEEEKEIQKIAPNQYLIKGITHLYKIEDELGIHLPSEDFDTLNGFLLEQLGRYPKQNKVIEYENLRFQILEFEQNRIEMVILTILEKDKKEAEK; encoded by the coding sequence ATGACGACTTTCATCGTATTGATTTTCCTTGTATTATTAAACGCCTTTTTTGCCGCATCTGAATTTTCGCTTGTGGAATTGAATGAAATAAAAATAAAAAATTTGGCGGAAAAAGGCGACCGTAAAGCAAAATTATTGGATAAATTAATTTCCGAACCGAGCCGTTTTTTAAGCACCATCCAAATCGGGATTACATTGGCGGGTTTCTTGGCAAGCGCCTTCGCTGCAGATAATTTTTCGGACCGTTTTGCCCAAGTTTTATTTGACCTGGGCATCCCTTTATCCCTGGAAGTGCTCGATATTCTTTCCGTTATCGTCATTACTGCCGTTTTATCTTATTTTACCCTCGTATTTGGGGAACTGGTGCCGAAAAAAATCGCATTGCAGCGGTATGAAAGTGTTGCCAATATGGTGGCATTGCCACTGACGTTGATTTTTTATGTATGTTATCCACTTGTAAAAGTGCTCAGTTTTTCAACGAATGCAGTTCTTCGTCTGTTGAAAATGAATGAGAAAGTCATCCGTGAAGAGGCTACGGAAGAACAAATCCGGATGATGGTCGAATTGGGCGATATTCAGGGAACCATCAAAAAAAGCGAAAGCAGAATGATCCAAAACGTATTTGAATTCAATGACAAATCGGTAACGGATATTTTCACCCACCGGGTAGATATCGTTGCCATCCCGATGGAAGCGACTTTGGAAGAAACGTTGGCAATTGTCAATGAAAACCGATATACCCGCTATCCCGTTTATGAAGAAGATATCGATCATATCGTTGGAATTTTGCATGTGAAAGATTTATTGCTTCATTTGAACTGGGGGACAAAACCGTTTAATTTGAGGGTAATATTGCGAAAACCAACCTTTGTCATCGATTCGCTAACAATCGATATATTGTTCCAAACGATGAAAAAGAGCAATGTTCATATGGCCATTGTTATTGATGAATACGGTGGTACAGAAGGATTGGTGACGATAGAAGATGTCATTGAAGAAATCGTGGGGGAAATCCATAGCGAAACCCATGAAGAAGAAAAGGAAATTCAAAAAATTGCTCCAAATCAATATTTGATTAAAGGAATCACCCATTTATATAAAATTGAAGATGAATTGGGGATCCATCTGCCATCCGAGGATTTTGACACGCTCAACGGCTTTTTGCTGGAACAATTGGGACGGTATCCAAAACAAAATAAAGTCATCGAATATGAAAACTTGAGGTTCCAAATCCTCGAATTTGAACAAAATCGGATTGAAATGGTCATTTTAACGATATTGGAAAAGGACAAAAAAGAAGCGGAAAAATAA
- a CDS encoding glycoside hydrolase domain-containing protein has translation MVTYHWGVDSSQKVTTDLYNCVLNNYGKPEFWGRYLTRVEGASEGLDREEIELLHNSGTKLLPIYNDFKRAVGENEGRVVAMFASYHAKRLGIRKGTPIFANVERFFDVDGSWIRGYVNYMYNTDFKPGFYHDPTEGNFAKAYCEAVNQDPLVANQAILWSAEPDPGVTKAQLAPKFDPAKVPCEGNVWIWQYGRNSRTCPIDTNLADSRLFEMLY, from the coding sequence GTGGTTACTTATCATTGGGGTGTTGATTCATCGCAAAAAGTGACGACAGACCTTTATAATTGTGTTTTGAACAATTACGGGAAGCCGGAGTTTTGGGGAAGATATTTGACCCGTGTCGAAGGGGCATCAGAAGGTTTGGATCGCGAAGAAATTGAACTGCTCCATAATAGTGGTACAAAATTGCTGCCAATCTACAACGATTTTAAAAGAGCGGTAGGGGAAAATGAAGGAAGAGTGGTGGCGATGTTTGCCTCTTATCATGCAAAAAGGCTTGGCATCCGGAAGGGAACACCGATTTTCGCCAATGTCGAACGTTTTTTTGATGTGGATGGCAGTTGGATCCGTGGATATGTCAATTACATGTATAATACGGATTTTAAACCGGGCTTTTATCACGATCCGACGGAAGGAAACTTTGCAAAAGCCTATTGCGAGGCGGTCAATCAAGATCCGTTGGTGGCGAATCAGGCCATCTTATGGAGTGCGGAGCCTGATCCGGGGGTGACAAAAGCACAATTGGCCCCAAAATTTGATCCGGCGAAAGTGCCTTGTGAAGGAAATGTCTGGATTTGGCAATACGGAAGAAATTCAAGAACATGTCCTATTGATACGAACTTGGCGGACAGCCGTTTATTTGAAATGTTATATTAG
- a CDS encoding TIGR03943 family protein — translation MGINTQQSLKAMILGLFALFFFKLHMTGDIGKYINPKYDFMSKIAIGFFLIFLLIQVPRIFQKRHAHHDCTNHCCHHHHEKWNVGKIISFAIVIFPIMTGLTFAPATLNSSLAANNGSILSQISYQKEEASLEELLNQNSESLTEKESIDIYSSDYEPLVNENYLTEEEIKSKHEKLQNAEIIEMDEDIFISYYSSINDNPSSFEGRTIKMKGFVFKEGDFTENQFVLSRFFITHCVADASVIGFLAELDGADQLQQDSWLEIEGGLAVANYHGMEIPKINVTNWKIIEEPEEPYIFPIQTWVE, via the coding sequence CACTATTTTTTTTCAAGCTTCATATGACAGGGGATATTGGGAAATACATTAATCCGAAATACGATTTTATGAGTAAGATTGCAATCGGTTTTTTTTTGATTTTCTTGTTGATTCAAGTGCCAAGAATTTTTCAAAAGAGGCATGCCCATCACGATTGTACGAATCATTGCTGCCATCATCATCATGAAAAATGGAATGTCGGGAAAATCATAAGTTTTGCCATCGTTATTTTTCCAATCATGACTGGTTTGACATTTGCTCCTGCAACATTAAATTCTTCGCTTGCTGCCAATAATGGGTCAATCCTTTCACAAATCAGTTATCAAAAAGAAGAAGCGTCATTGGAAGAATTGCTCAATCAAAATTCGGAGTCATTAACGGAAAAAGAATCGATTGATATTTACTCCAGTGATTATGAGCCATTAGTAAACGAAAATTATTTAACGGAAGAGGAAATAAAATCAAAACATGAAAAACTCCAAAATGCGGAAATTATTGAAATGGATGAGGATATTTTTATTTCCTATTACAGCAGCATTAACGATAATCCATCATCCTTTGAAGGCAGAACGATCAAAATGAAAGGATTTGTATTTAAAGAAGGGGATTTTACGGAAAATCAGTTTGTCCTATCGAGATTTTTTATTACCCATTGTGTTGCTGATGCGAGCGTGATCGGATTTTTGGCGGAATTGGACGGGGCCGATCAATTACAACAGGATTCATGGTTGGAAATCGAAGGAGGATTGGCTGTTGCAAATTATCATGGAATGGAAATCCCCAAAATCAACGTCACAAATTGGAAAATCATTGAGGAACCTGAAGAACCGTATATATTCCCGATTCAAACATGGGTAGAATAA
- a CDS encoding NAD-dependent deacylase, translating to MSKIETVVNWLQSSKKTVVLTGAGMSTESGVPDFRSASGWWTKTDPQQVATVDALESNYPLFHEFYSMRIQLLDKCSPHKGHYILADWEKRGILHHIATQNVDGFHSKAGSRKVDELHGSIYTFRCHSCGRDASKEAFLAKERCAHCQGCLRPNVVLFGEMLPENAWRSALSNIQSADVVIVIGTSLEVYPVNQLPMMTKGKKVYINKEAASHASYFDCILEGKAKEVIMELDDRLIG from the coding sequence TTGAGCAAAATCGAAACGGTTGTCAATTGGCTTCAGTCATCGAAAAAAACAGTCGTGTTGACTGGCGCCGGCATGTCTACAGAAAGCGGAGTTCCTGATTTCCGTTCCGCATCCGGTTGGTGGACGAAAACGGATCCCCAGCAAGTGGCGACGGTGGATGCGTTAGAATCCAATTACCCTCTGTTTCATGAATTTTATTCCATGAGAATTCAATTGCTTGATAAATGTTCTCCCCACAAAGGCCATTACATTCTGGCGGATTGGGAGAAAAGAGGGATTCTTCATCATATTGCCACCCAAAATGTGGACGGTTTTCATTCCAAGGCGGGAAGCAGGAAGGTGGACGAACTGCACGGCTCAATTTATACGTTCCGCTGCCATTCTTGCGGAAGAGATGCTTCAAAAGAAGCCTTTTTGGCAAAGGAACGCTGCGCCCATTGCCAAGGCTGTTTGAGGCCGAATGTCGTCCTTTTTGGTGAAATGTTGCCAGAGAATGCTTGGAGAAGCGCTTTATCCAATATTCAAAGTGCGGACGTCGTCATCGTGATCGGAACAAGCCTGGAAGTGTATCCGGTCAATCAGCTTCCGATGATGACGAAAGGGAAGAAGGTCTACATTAATAAAGAAGCGGCGTCCCACGCATCTTATTTCGATTGCATTTTGGAAGGGAAAGCGAAAGAAGTTATAATGGAGCTGGATGACCGGCTAATTGGATAG
- the tlp gene encoding small acid-soluble spore protein Tlp gives MTNRKPKPDDRSDNVEKLQNMIQNTIENYREAEASMEFAGPEEREKIKAKNERRKKAIEGFRKEVKEEAAARENGEV, from the coding sequence ATGACAAACCGCAAACCGAAACCTGACGACCGTTCCGATAATGTGGAAAAATTACAGAACATGATTCAAAATACAATCGAAAATTACCGTGAAGCAGAAGCAAGTATGGAATTTGCCGGACCTGAAGAAAGAGAAAAGATCAAAGCGAAAAATGAACGGCGAAAAAAAGCGATTGAAGGTTTCCGAAAAGAAGTGAAGGAAGAAGCGGCTGCCCGTGAAAACGGGGAAGTCTAA
- a CDS encoding CapA family protein, with the protein MTYTATISAVGDILLHNSVYEDASIGNQQYDFTKMFREVKPYLESADITVANSESIIGGKELGLSSYPQFNSPFEIGDALKDSGVDVVNMANNHTLDRGERAILNATNYWNQIGIIYVGCAATEEESKIIKTITKNHITFSFLGYTYGTNGISAPPGKDYLVNYINLEKMKEDIQRAKEISDVVVVNVHMGNEYERQFNDFQDEIAQHLADYGADIVFAHHPHVLQPAKWYTGEKGNQTFVIHSLGNFLSGQDRLYTRIGAILQLDVKKTVNYDEFGKERSTIEVMNPQLLPTYVKFQRWRNYEILPLYSVTNEELQNAQGIYEEIKSHMMQYMPEITFIEWEPVQ; encoded by the coding sequence GTGACATATACCGCAACCATTTCGGCGGTCGGCGATATTTTATTACATAATTCTGTCTATGAAGATGCATCCATCGGGAATCAACAATACGATTTCACCAAAATGTTCCGTGAGGTGAAGCCTTATTTGGAAAGTGCGGATATCACGGTGGCGAACTCGGAAAGTATTATCGGCGGAAAAGAGTTGGGGCTTTCCAGTTATCCTCAATTCAACAGCCCGTTTGAAATCGGCGACGCATTGAAAGATTCGGGTGTGGATGTGGTGAATATGGCCAACAATCATACACTCGATCGTGGGGAGCGTGCCATACTGAATGCAACCAACTATTGGAACCAGATCGGTATCATCTATGTTGGGTGTGCCGCAACAGAAGAGGAATCAAAAATTATCAAAACGATAACGAAAAATCATATTACCTTTTCTTTTTTAGGGTATACATACGGGACAAACGGGATTTCCGCGCCTCCAGGCAAGGATTATTTAGTCAATTATATAAATTTGGAAAAAATGAAAGAGGATATCCAACGGGCAAAGGAAATTTCTGATGTGGTTGTCGTGAATGTACATATGGGGAATGAATATGAGCGCCAATTCAATGATTTCCAGGATGAGATTGCCCAACATTTGGCTGATTATGGTGCCGATATCGTTTTTGCCCACCATCCCCATGTATTGCAGCCGGCGAAATGGTACACAGGGGAAAAAGGGAATCAAACCTTTGTCATTCATTCGTTAGGCAATTTTTTATCTGGACAAGATCGGCTTTATACACGTATTGGAGCCATTTTGCAATTGGATGTGAAGAAGACGGTCAATTATGACGAGTTTGGCAAAGAGCGTTCAACGATTGAAGTCATGAATCCCCAGTTGCTTCCAACTTATGTAAAGTTTCAACGTTGGAGAAATTATGAAATTCTTCCATTATATAGCGTTACCAACGAGGAACTGCAAAATGCCCAAGGGATTTATGAAGAAATCAAATCCCATATGATGCAGTACATGCCTGAAATCACATTTATTGAATGGGAGCCGGTACAATAA
- a CDS encoding alpha/beta hydrolase encodes MPIHLYIEQYFQQYPKARKTGIEVKNPPLEKRPKVFNVEDRLVSIGNMQVPIRIYEPNGKKRHPILIFLHGGTFIPGGVESHDVSCRLICSLSGYKVVAVDYCTNENVSNMFRQCDVVAKWIVDHAEELGGLSEEMAIGGPSIGAHFAARIVLNFIIQGDFRFKKQILFYPIIDFNDQVKNSPHFSRMLFNGKYGLDLTMHSLNFSEHDTSISYYAPLYENNKYLTQIPPTLILTAEYDPLCDEGEHYAENLRKAGADVRLVRFDGNVHGFMQNFPGSPDYMRGYDITAEFLSVPSLISHVL; translated from the coding sequence GTGCCGATTCATTTGTATATCGAACAGTATTTTCAACAATATCCGAAGGCAAGAAAAACGGGCATTGAAGTGAAAAACCCGCCTCTGGAAAAACGCCCGAAAGTGTTTAATGTGGAAGATCGACTCGTTTCGATAGGGAATATGCAAGTTCCAATCCGTATTTATGAACCGAATGGAAAAAAGAGACATCCAATATTGATTTTTCTCCACGGAGGAACTTTTATTCCTGGCGGTGTCGAAAGCCATGATGTCAGTTGCCGGTTGATCTGTTCTTTATCGGGTTATAAAGTGGTTGCGGTCGATTATTGCACCAATGAAAACGTTTCGAACATGTTCCGGCAATGTGACGTTGTGGCGAAGTGGATTGTTGATCATGCCGAAGAATTGGGAGGCCTTTCAGAAGAAATGGCAATCGGCGGGCCAAGCATCGGCGCCCATTTTGCCGCAAGGATTGTTCTGAATTTCATCATTCAAGGCGATTTTCGATTTAAGAAGCAGATATTGTTTTATCCCATCATTGATTTCAATGATCAGGTGAAGAACAGCCCCCATTTTTCAAGAATGCTTTTTAATGGAAAATACGGCCTTGATCTCACAATGCATTCTTTGAATTTCTCCGAACATGATACATCTATTTCCTATTATGCGCCCCTTTACGAAAATAATAAGTATTTAACACAAATACCGCCCACCTTAATCTTGACGGCAGAATATGATCCGTTATGCGATGAAGGAGAACATTATGCAGAGAATTTGCGGAAAGCCGGTGCTGATGTAAGGCTCGTACGCTTTGATGGAAATGTTCACGGGTTTATGCAAAATTTTCCTGGTTCGCCGGATTATATGCGAGGTTACGACATCACTGCGGAATTTTTGTCTGTTCCATCCCTCATTTCACATGTGTTGTGA
- a CDS encoding DMT family transporter, whose product MWIGAALATMFCFGTNNMIFKWSTTKGYSKIHIQLYFYLIAFLLALGYGLMTGIHAMNLATIVLGALIGILNTNGNIQMSKAFEKGPASITSSLISLNTIIPILSAALIFHEHITVLQWTGIIIMLCSAVVIQYSPSSNVHAEYLPWMIRICLAILSLGILGILMKASTYLHIEPLNTLICMYGGGAVYLIANSLVQKENWQPSELKVGAVVGLLSVIAYSCYFFALQKGIASIVFSIVSLSCLVVVCGSCLIFHERLKTYQIIGVITALLGIIFTKI is encoded by the coding sequence ATGTGGATAGGGGCGGCATTGGCCACAATGTTTTGCTTTGGAACGAATAATATGATTTTCAAGTGGAGTACGACAAAAGGGTACTCGAAAATACATATCCAGCTTTATTTTTATTTGATCGCCTTTTTGTTGGCTTTGGGCTATGGCCTGATGACGGGAATCCATGCAATGAACTTGGCGACAATCGTTCTGGGGGCATTGATCGGCATATTAAATACGAACGGCAACATCCAAATGTCCAAAGCCTTCGAAAAAGGGCCGGCAAGCATCACCAGTTCGCTCATCAGTTTGAACACCATTATTCCGATTTTAAGTGCCGCGTTGATATTCCATGAACATATCACCGTTTTGCAATGGACGGGCATTATCATCATGTTGTGCTCCGCCGTGGTGATTCAATATTCGCCTTCAAGCAATGTGCATGCGGAATATTTGCCTTGGATGATCAGAATTTGCCTCGCCATTCTGTCATTAGGGATTCTAGGAATTTTGATGAAAGCATCGACTTATTTGCATATTGAGCCGCTCAATACTTTAATTTGCATGTATGGCGGCGGGGCGGTTTATTTGATTGCAAATAGTCTTGTCCAAAAAGAAAACTGGCAGCCTTCCGAATTGAAAGTGGGCGCCGTTGTCGGTTTGTTGAGCGTGATCGCCTACAGCTGCTATTTCTTCGCTTTGCAAAAAGGAATCGCAAGCATAGTTTTCTCCATCGTTTCGTTAAGCTGTTTGGTGGTCGTTTGCGGAAGTTGCCTGATCTTCCACGAAAGGCTCAAAACTTATCAGATTATTGGTGTTATCACCGCGCTGTTGGGCATCATTTTTACAAAAATATAG
- a CDS encoding tyrosine-type recombinase/integrase, with the protein MESQQVLDHYENEIDIFKTYLEDLGYSPYTIKCYLSDVQSFLTFLFEKEEKLIPLDTVGSKNIQEYLRKTQKGKAKTTRNRRLMSLRTFFKSLVKAEELNFNPALEIDIAKTEKNPLPTYLNDEELRLLFQCIKHDQYHIRNKCILMLMSLAGLRVIEIYHLNTSDLIRDENEPGINVMGKGSKARYIPLPAPLFHLLMEYEHMYRPTPKQEHRNAFFVSKRGERLSRRRIQMISEEAFNRLKSLPDFHYLQSKKLSSHKLRHTFGTRLVREGVDLVTVQELMGHTNLSTTQIYTHVNNKQKQEAMRNQNVAKFFE; encoded by the coding sequence ATGGAATCACAACAAGTCTTAGACCATTATGAAAATGAAATCGATATTTTTAAAACCTATCTGGAGGATTTGGGCTATTCGCCTTATACAATTAAATGTTATCTATCTGATGTGCAGTCTTTTCTAACTTTCCTGTTTGAAAAGGAAGAAAAGTTGATTCCACTCGACACAGTGGGATCGAAAAATATCCAAGAATATTTGAGGAAAACGCAAAAAGGCAAGGCAAAAACAACGCGCAACCGGAGATTGATGTCTTTGCGAACGTTTTTTAAATCCCTTGTGAAAGCGGAGGAGCTGAACTTTAACCCGGCTCTTGAAATCGATATAGCAAAAACTGAAAAAAATCCATTGCCCACCTATTTAAACGATGAAGAGCTTCGTTTGCTATTTCAATGCATTAAACATGACCAATACCATATCCGTAATAAATGCATATTGATGCTTATGAGTCTGGCTGGATTACGTGTCATTGAAATCTATCATTTAAACACATCAGATCTCATTCGGGATGAAAACGAACCCGGCATTAATGTCATGGGAAAAGGGAGCAAAGCTCGCTATATTCCATTGCCTGCCCCCTTGTTTCATTTACTAATGGAGTACGAACACATGTATCGGCCAACGCCAAAGCAGGAACATCGCAATGCCTTTTTTGTTTCAAAACGGGGAGAAAGACTTTCAAGAAGAAGAATTCAAATGATTTCAGAAGAGGCATTCAATAGGCTGAAAAGTTTACCCGACTTCCATTATTTACAAAGCAAAAAGTTATCTTCCCATAAATTGAGACATACGTTCGGCACAAGACTTGTGCGGGAAGGGGTCGATCTTGTGACGGTACAAGAGTTGATGGGCCATACCAATTTAAGTACCACGCAAATTTATACCCATGTAAACAACAAACAAAAACAAGAAGCCATGCGGAATCAAAATGTGGCGAAGTTTTTTGAATAA